From Nitrospiria bacterium, the proteins below share one genomic window:
- a CDS encoding potassium channel family protein: MAKPYRILFTKAEASPEKTLLFRIFIVLALIFLVMGILWLDRDGLKDQKDNHISFPDVIYFAMVTITTVGYGDIVPVTERARLIDALLITPIRLFIFFIFLGTAYQFVFQKLVEDIRMAKLQRTLSDHIIICGFGHTGRIAAQEIVNQGRPPDQIVVVDSSNAVVQEAADMGFIAIRGDATEEATLQKAGIDKAQAIIISPGRDDTNALMVLTARNLNRSIRIISSLKKEENRKILKQAGANMIVSPSTVGGYLLADAVDRTYTVDYLYDLMTAGGRVNFIERPVNKDEIGRNQIQTQDGLIVRVHRGKTIIGFWELEGNPLQMGDTVLLISRHNNGEKKNTNT, encoded by the coding sequence ATGGCAAAACCCTATCGAATTTTATTTACAAAAGCGGAAGCCTCACCGGAAAAAACCCTTCTCTTTAGAATTTTTATTGTCCTCGCATTGATTTTCCTGGTAATGGGAATTCTTTGGTTGGACCGGGACGGTTTAAAGGATCAAAAAGATAATCACATCTCCTTTCCGGATGTGATCTATTTCGCCATGGTCACGATCACGACGGTTGGATACGGGGACATCGTTCCTGTAACGGAAAGAGCGCGACTCATTGATGCTTTGTTGATTACCCCAATCCGTCTTTTTATCTTTTTTATCTTTCTGGGAACAGCCTATCAGTTTGTTTTCCAAAAACTTGTGGAGGATATCCGCATGGCTAAACTTCAACGAACACTATCCGATCACATTATCATTTGTGGTTTCGGCCATACCGGGCGGATCGCAGCCCAGGAAATAGTTAACCAGGGACGGCCCCCGGATCAAATTGTCGTGGTCGATTCGTCAAATGCGGTTGTTCAGGAGGCCGCCGATATGGGTTTCATTGCCATCCGGGGAGATGCAACCGAGGAAGCGACCCTTCAAAAAGCGGGAATTGATAAAGCCCAGGCGATCATCATTTCTCCTGGAAGGGACGATACCAACGCCCTGATGGTACTGACCGCTCGAAATTTAAACCGGTCTATCCGAATTATCTCCAGTTTAAAAAAAGAGGAAAATCGGAAAATCCTAAAGCAGGCGGGAGCCAATATGATCGTCTCTCCCTCTACGGTAGGAGGCTATCTTTTAGCCGATGCGGTGGACCGTACTTATACCGTGGACTATCTTTATGATCTCATGACGGCTGGAGGACGGGTAAATTTCATTGAACGGCCTGTAAATAAGGATGAGATTGGGAGAAACCAGATTCAAACCCAGGATGGTCTCATTGTACGGGTCCACCGGGGAAAAACCATTATCGGTTTTTGGGAATTAGAGGGAAACCCCCTCCAGATGGGGGACACCGTACTGCTTATTTCCAGGCACAACAACGGGGAAAAGAAGAATACTAACACCTAA
- a CDS encoding dicarboxylate/amino acid:cation symporter has translation MLKKFPLHWQILAAIALAVVAGTLTGQSTGGFAKLSLRFYEIIGVLFLNALKMLIVPLVISSMITGVSNIGSEKALGRMGGKTILYYATTTLFAILIGLLLVNLMAPGVIDGKPAKDLIGLSADTGTVQEKVSKGKEQGLSEFFLRMIPTNVISAAAQGQLLGLIFFSILFGYFMTKIEGKSFEILNGFWNGVFDVLIKLTEWIMIFSPIGVFGLVAKVVATTGFSAIQPLLLFMLTVLVALAIHFAILLPILIRFLGGINPLDHYRGMAPALLTAFSTSSSAATIPITTDCLEKNAKLSNRTTSFVIPLGATVNMDGTALYECVAAMFIAQAYGIDLSFTTQIMVVTLALLTSIGVAGIPAASLVAILIIIEAIGLPAEGIGLILAVDRVLDMCRTAVNVFSDSCGAVIIARSEGETPYAK, from the coding sequence GGTGGTTGCCGGTACCCTGACCGGACAATCCACCGGTGGTTTTGCCAAACTCTCCCTTCGCTTTTATGAAATCATCGGGGTCCTGTTTTTAAACGCCCTCAAAATGCTGATCGTTCCCCTCGTTATCTCCTCTATGATCACCGGTGTCTCCAACATCGGTTCCGAAAAGGCATTGGGACGGATGGGGGGAAAAACCATTTTGTATTATGCAACCACTACACTTTTTGCCATTCTGATCGGGCTCTTGCTGGTTAATCTAATGGCCCCCGGAGTCATTGATGGAAAACCCGCCAAAGACCTCATCGGTTTAAGCGCTGATACAGGAACCGTTCAGGAGAAAGTGTCTAAAGGAAAAGAGCAGGGGTTATCTGAATTTTTCCTTCGGATGATTCCCACCAACGTCATTTCCGCCGCTGCACAAGGCCAACTGCTCGGGTTAATCTTCTTTTCCATTTTGTTTGGATATTTTATGACCAAAATTGAGGGAAAAAGTTTTGAAATTCTCAATGGGTTTTGGAACGGCGTATTTGATGTTCTCATTAAACTCACCGAATGGATCATGATCTTCTCTCCCATCGGCGTTTTTGGACTGGTTGCAAAAGTGGTTGCCACTACCGGTTTTTCAGCGATTCAGCCTTTACTGCTATTTATGCTGACGGTTTTGGTTGCTTTGGCCATTCATTTTGCAATTCTGCTCCCGATTCTCATCCGCTTTCTGGGTGGGATTAATCCGCTGGATCATTATCGGGGAATGGCTCCTGCATTGCTGACCGCTTTTTCAACCAGTTCTTCCGCAGCCACTATCCCGATTACCACGGATTGTCTTGAAAAAAACGCCAAATTATCCAACCGGACCACCAGCTTTGTCATCCCCCTGGGGGCAACGGTCAACATGGACGGAACCGCCCTTTATGAATGTGTCGCAGCCATGTTTATCGCCCAAGCCTATGGGATCGATCTGAGCTTTACCACCCAAATCATGGTGGTTACCCTAGCCTTGCTGACCTCCATCGGGGTGGCCGGAATTCCCGCTGCGAGTTTGGTAGCGATTCTGATTATTATCGAGGCCATCGGCTTACCCGCAGAAGGCATTGGTTTAATTTTAGCCGTGGATCGTGTTTTGGATATGTGCCGAACGGCGGTCAATGTCTTTAGTGACAGTTGCGGCGCGGTCATTATCGCCCGTTCGGAAGGAGAAACACCCTATGCAAAATAG